A portion of the Aquicoccus sp. G2-2 genome contains these proteins:
- a CDS encoding thiamine diphosphokinase: MRPLTLVGGGKVKKSLLQAAIVHAPRVVAADGGAESVLRHGIMPEAVIGDFDSISRDACAAIPGERLHKVEEQDSTDFEKCLTRMEAPLIIGLGFGGGRLDHELAALHGLMRFPERRCLLVMEHDLAFLLPPVFEIAPPVGSRFSVFPLAEGAARSKGLRWALDGLALMPGRQIGTSNEVSGPVRIESDAPVLLAILPVEQFKQAVQALLAQGEAAGGWPAR; encoded by the coding sequence ATGAGGCCGTTGACCTTAGTTGGGGGCGGAAAGGTGAAAAAATCGTTGCTTCAGGCGGCGATTGTTCACGCGCCGCGCGTGGTGGCGGCGGATGGCGGTGCAGAATCGGTGCTGCGCCACGGGATCATGCCGGAGGCGGTGATCGGGGATTTCGATTCGATCAGCCGGGATGCATGTGCGGCAATTCCGGGTGAGCGGCTGCACAAGGTGGAGGAACAAGACAGCACCGATTTCGAAAAATGCCTGACCCGGATGGAGGCGCCACTGATTATCGGGCTGGGCTTTGGCGGTGGGCGGCTGGATCATGAACTGGCCGCGCTACATGGGTTGATGCGGTTCCCCGAGCGACGCTGCCTTCTGGTGATGGAGCATGATCTGGCTTTTCTGCTGCCGCCGGTTTTCGAGATTGCGCCGCCAGTGGGGAGCCGGTTTTCGGTGTTTCCCCTGGCGGAAGGGGCGGCGCGTTCAAAAGGACTGCGCTGGGCGCTTGATGGGCTGGCACTGATGCCGGGCAGACAGATCGGCACATCGAACGAGGTGAGCGGACCTGTGCGAATTGAATCCGATGCTCCTGTGTTGCTGGCGATTTTGCCGGTGGAGCAGTTCAAACAGGCTGTGCAGGCGCTTCTGGCACAGGGCGAAGCCGCCGGTGGTTGGCCCGCTCGGTAA
- a CDS encoding acyl-CoA dehydrogenase family protein encodes MDMNLGMRAEHEPLLGQVRAMIRDEVMPLEEEYQKEVATGDRWAYTKRQTEILEGLKDKAKAKGLWNFWLTDSERGFGLNTVDYAYFAEEMGKTPLGAEVFNCAAPDTGNMEVIERYGADWMKEKWLKPLLDGVIRSAYLMTEPQVASSDATNVSMSCVRDGDDYVLNGEKWWSSGAGDPRCAIYITMVKTGDEETPKHQRHSMILVPADTPGIEVLRPMQVYGHDDAPHGHMHIRFTDVRVPADHMILGEGRGFEIAQGRLGPGRIHHCMRAVGQAEAALERMCKRALEREAFGKPLAQLGANFDIIANARMEIEQARLLCLKAAWMMDQGDARAAAPWISMIKVVAPLTALDVIDEAVQMHGGAGVSQETPLAVAWTQVRTLRLADGPDAVHRRQVARTELRKHTQQKI; translated from the coding sequence ATGGATATGAATCTGGGAATGCGCGCGGAGCATGAACCGCTGCTGGGACAGGTGCGCGCCATGATCCGCGACGAGGTGATGCCGCTGGAGGAGGAGTATCAGAAGGAGGTCGCCACCGGGGACCGCTGGGCCTACACCAAGCGGCAGACGGAAATTCTCGAAGGGTTGAAGGACAAGGCGAAGGCCAAGGGGCTGTGGAATTTCTGGCTTACCGACAGTGAGCGCGGTTTTGGCCTCAACACGGTGGATTATGCCTATTTCGCCGAAGAAATGGGCAAGACGCCGCTGGGCGCGGAGGTGTTCAACTGCGCGGCACCCGACACCGGCAACATGGAAGTAATCGAGCGTTACGGCGCCGACTGGATGAAGGAAAAGTGGCTCAAGCCGTTGCTCGACGGGGTGATCCGTTCGGCTTATCTGATGACGGAGCCGCAGGTGGCCTCTTCGGATGCGACGAATGTTTCAATGTCATGCGTGCGCGATGGCGATGATTACGTGCTCAATGGCGAAAAATGGTGGTCATCGGGGGCGGGCGACCCGCGCTGTGCGATTTATATCACCATGGTGAAAACTGGCGATGAAGAGACGCCCAAGCATCAGCGCCATTCGATGATATTGGTGCCTGCCGATACACCGGGTATCGAAGTGCTGCGCCCGATGCAGGTTTATGGCCATGATGATGCACCGCACGGCCATATGCATATCCGCTTTACCGATGTACGCGTGCCCGCCGATCACATGATCCTTGGCGAAGGGCGGGGTTTTGAGATCGCGCAGGGGCGGCTTGGACCGGGGCGGATTCACCATTGTATGCGCGCGGTCGGGCAAGCCGAAGCGGCGCTGGAGCGGATGTGCAAGCGCGCGCTGGAACGTGAAGCGTTCGGGAAACCGCTTGCCCAGCTTGGTGCAAATTTCGACATTATCGCCAACGCGCGCATGGAGATCGAGCAGGCGCGATTGTTGTGCCTGAAGGCGGCATGGATGATGGATCAGGGTGATGCCCGTGCGGCGGCACCGTGGATTTCGATGATCAAGGTGGTGGCCCCGTTGACCGCGCTTGATGTGATTGATGAGGCGGTGCAGATGCATGGTGGTGCCGGTGTGAGCCAAGAGACACCATTGGCGGTTGCGTGGACGCAGGTGCGCACGCTGCGGCTGGCCGATGGGCCGGATGCGGTGCATCGTCGTCAGGTGGCGCGCACCGAGCTGCGAAAACACACGCAGCAAAAGATCTGA
- a CDS encoding DMT family transporter yields MIADRPFLGVLLMLAFCIVTPLGDAVAKLLGQTVPIGEFLLFRFAIQAALLIPLVWAGNRPWRMRRRVFYIVGLRTLMHLFGIGMMVTALKYLPLANAVSIVFVMPFMLLILGRFVLNEEIGATRLIACAVGFCGTLLVVQPSFATVGWRALLPLGVALNFSIFMLITRKIAKETDPIGLQAVSGIIAVVVLVPVLAFFSHSNFAPLALIRPSGVDLELLIAIGLIGTISHLLMIWSLRYAPSATLAPMQYLEIPVAALLGWMVFSDLPNPLTLLGISITMAAGLYVMITERANHRRLRPVPEAPAQPV; encoded by the coding sequence ATGATTGCTGACAGACCCTTTCTCGGCGTCCTGCTGATGCTTGCATTCTGCATCGTCACGCCATTGGGTGATGCGGTCGCCAAATTGCTTGGACAGACCGTACCTATCGGTGAATTCCTGCTCTTTCGTTTTGCCATTCAAGCGGCCCTTCTGATTCCGCTGGTCTGGGCCGGGAACCGGCCATGGCGGATGCGGCGCAGGGTGTTTTACATCGTCGGTCTGCGAACATTGATGCATCTGTTTGGCATTGGCATGATGGTAACCGCGCTCAAGTACCTGCCGCTGGCCAATGCAGTGTCAATCGTGTTCGTCATGCCGTTCATGTTGCTGATCCTCGGGCGCTTCGTGCTGAACGAAGAGATCGGCGCAACGCGGCTTATCGCCTGCGCCGTCGGATTTTGCGGCACACTGCTCGTGGTCCAGCCCAGCTTCGCCACCGTGGGTTGGCGCGCCCTGTTGCCGCTTGGCGTGGCACTGAATTTTTCCATCTTCATGCTGATTACCCGCAAAATCGCTAAAGAAACCGATCCAATCGGCCTTCAGGCGGTCAGCGGCATCATCGCCGTGGTGGTGCTCGTCCCAGTGCTCGCGTTCTTTTCCCACAGCAATTTTGCACCTCTCGCACTGATCCGGCCCAGCGGGGTCGATCTGGAACTGTTGATCGCAATCGGGCTGATCGGCACGATCAGCCACCTTCTTATGATCTGGTCCCTTCGCTACGCGCCGTCGGCCACGCTGGCACCGATGCAATACCTTGAAATTCCGGTTGCGGCGCTGCTCGGCTGGATGGTCTTCTCGGACCTGCCCAACCCGCTCACGCTGCTTGGCATCAGTATCACCATGGCCGCAGGGCTATATGTAATGATTACCGAGCGGGCCAACCACCGGCGGCTTCGCCCTGTGCCAGAAGCGCCTGCACAGCCTGTTTGA
- a CDS encoding ABC transporter ATP-binding protein codes for MNLLEVSGLGVSLRGRRVLRDVAFTVDEGEVVGLIGANGAGKTTLMRAVLGLVEHCGRSTLAELPAGGRGKLAAWLPQAREIAWPVSVETLVMLGRTPHRAAGQTATDEDRAAVERALLEMALGPFRGRTATRLSGGEQARVLLARAMAQETPLLLADEPIAGLDPAHQIGTMESFRRLAKTGRSVIVSLHDLGLAARHCTRLIALHGGCVVADGPPGEVLSPALVRDVFGVNAWFEDTPQGLVFQPLDVLG; via the coding sequence GTGAACTTGCTTGAGGTGTCCGGTCTTGGCGTGAGTTTACGCGGGCGGCGGGTTTTGCGCGATGTGGCCTTCACGGTGGATGAAGGCGAGGTTGTCGGCCTGATCGGGGCCAATGGCGCGGGCAAGACGACGTTGATGCGTGCGGTGCTGGGTTTGGTTGAGCATTGCGGGCGCTCGACCTTGGCGGAGTTACCGGCGGGCGGGCGTGGCAAGCTGGCAGCATGGTTGCCGCAGGCGCGCGAGATTGCTTGGCCGGTGAGCGTTGAAACATTGGTGATGCTGGGCCGCACGCCGCACCGGGCGGCGGGGCAAACAGCAACGGACGAGGACCGCGCGGCGGTGGAACGGGCGCTCTTGGAAATGGCGCTGGGGCCGTTTCGCGGGCGCACGGCGACGCGGCTTTCGGGCGGGGAGCAGGCGCGGGTTCTGCTCGCGCGGGCGATGGCGCAGGAAACGCCGCTGTTGCTGGCCGATGAGCCGATTGCCGGGCTTGATCCGGCGCATCAGATTGGCACGATGGAGAGCTTTCGGCGGCTTGCCAAAACGGGGCGTTCGGTGATTGTTTCGCTGCATGATCTGGGGCTGGCGGCGCGGCATTGCACGCGGCTTATTGCCCTGCATGGCGGGTGCGTGGTGGCCGACGGGCCGCCCGGAGAGGTCTTGAGCCCGGCGCTGGTGCGCGATGTGTTCGGGGTTAACGCATGGTTCGAGGATACGCCGCAGGGGCTGGTTTTTCAGCCGCTGGATGTGCTTGGCTGA